A genome region from Leptodactylus fuscus isolate aLepFus1 chromosome 6, aLepFus1.hap2, whole genome shotgun sequence includes the following:
- the ZNF362 gene encoding zinc finger protein 362 isoform X1: protein MAEPRFNNPYFWPPPPAMPSQLDNLVLINKIKEQLMAEKIRPPHLPPTSVPSQQPLLIPPSPAETSQSVMSLQKLQQVPGLHPQAVPQPDVALHARPATSSVTGLGLSSSRSNVSTSESSTGTSSGTPSTPTSNSQTRLIATSPTLISGITSAPTLDSIKTIQGHSLLGPTKPERGRKKIKAENPAGPPVLVVPYPILASGDIGKEGKTYRCKVCPLTFFTKSEMQIHSKSHTEAKPHKCPHCSKSFANASYLAQHLRIHLGVKPYHCSYCEKSFRQLSHLQQHTRIHTGDRPYKCPQPGCEKAFTQLSNLQSHQRQHNKDKPYKCPNCYRAYTDSASLQIHLSAHAVKHAKAYCCSMCGRAYTSETYLMKHMSKHTVVEHLVNHHSPQRTESPGIPVRISLI from the exons ATGGCCGAGCCGCGCTTTAACAATCCCTATTTTTGGCCTCCACCTCCAGCGATGCCCAGCCAG TTGGATAATCTGGTGTTAATCAATAAAATCAAGGAACAGCTGATGGCAGAAAAGATTCGACCTCCTCATTTGCCTCCCACCTCCGTCCCGTCGCAGCAGCCCCTGCTAATCCCCCCATCACCTGCTGAAACCAGCCAGTCCGTCATGTCCCTGCAAAAGCTTCAGCAAGTCCCAGGACTGCACCCGCAAGCTGTACCCCAACCAGATGTGGCGCTACATGCACGGCCTGCTACCAGCTCAGTCACAG GGCTGGGTCTGTCATCCTCTCGCTCAAATGTCAGCACTTCAGAATCCAGCACTGGTACCAGCAGTGGCACCCcctccacccccacctccaacagTCAGACTCGGCTCATTGCAACTTCTCCCACCCTCATCTCAGGAATCACTAGTGCACCGACGCTGGATTCCATCAAGACCATCCAAGGCCACAGCTTGCTGGGACCGACCAAACCTGAGCGAGGACGCAAGAAAATCAAGGCAGAGAACCCGGCTGGACCACCCGTGCTCGTCGTCCCCTACCCTATTTTGGCCTCAGGAGATATTGGAAAAGAGGGAAAAACCTACAG GTGTAAAGTTTGCCCCTTGACCTTCTTCACCAAGTCGGAGATGCAGATTCACTCCAAGTCTCACACTGAGGCCAAACCTCACAAGTGCCCGCACTGCTCCAAGTCGTTTGCCAATGCTTCATACCTAGCACAGCACCTGCGCATCCACCTGGGCGTGAAGCCCTATCACTGCTCGTACTGTGAGAAGTCTTTCCGCCAACTCTCTCATCTCCAGCAGCACACCAG GATTCACACTGGGGACCGGCCCTACAAGTGCCCGCAGCCGGGCTGTGAAAAGGCATTCACACAACTCTCCAACTTGCAG TCTCACCAGCGGCAGCACAACAAAGACAAACCGTACAAGTGTCCAAACTGTTACCGGGCGTACACAGACTCTGCCTCCCTCCAGATCCACCTCTCAGCTCATGCAGTGAAACACGCCAAGGCCTACTGCTGCAGTATGTGCGGGAGAGCGTACACATCC GAGACCTATCTGATGAAGCATATGTCCAAGCACACAGTGGTCGAGCACCTGGTAAACCACCATTCTCCTCAGAGGACCGAGTCTCCCGGCATTCCAGTCCGAATTTCCCTTATATAA
- the ZNF362 gene encoding zinc finger protein 362 isoform X2 gives MAEKIRPPHLPPTSVPSQQPLLIPPSPAETSQSVMSLQKLQQVPGLHPQAVPQPDVALHARPATSSVTGLGLSSSRSNVSTSESSTGTSSGTPSTPTSNSQTRLIATSPTLISGITSAPTLDSIKTIQGHSLLGPTKPERGRKKIKAENPAGPPVLVVPYPILASGDIGKEGKTYRCKVCPLTFFTKSEMQIHSKSHTEAKPHKCPHCSKSFANASYLAQHLRIHLGVKPYHCSYCEKSFRQLSHLQQHTRIHTGDRPYKCPQPGCEKAFTQLSNLQSHQRQHNKDKPYKCPNCYRAYTDSASLQIHLSAHAVKHAKAYCCSMCGRAYTSETYLMKHMSKHTVVEHLVNHHSPQRTESPGIPVRISLI, from the exons ATGGCAGAAAAGATTCGACCTCCTCATTTGCCTCCCACCTCCGTCCCGTCGCAGCAGCCCCTGCTAATCCCCCCATCACCTGCTGAAACCAGCCAGTCCGTCATGTCCCTGCAAAAGCTTCAGCAAGTCCCAGGACTGCACCCGCAAGCTGTACCCCAACCAGATGTGGCGCTACATGCACGGCCTGCTACCAGCTCAGTCACAG GGCTGGGTCTGTCATCCTCTCGCTCAAATGTCAGCACTTCAGAATCCAGCACTGGTACCAGCAGTGGCACCCcctccacccccacctccaacagTCAGACTCGGCTCATTGCAACTTCTCCCACCCTCATCTCAGGAATCACTAGTGCACCGACGCTGGATTCCATCAAGACCATCCAAGGCCACAGCTTGCTGGGACCGACCAAACCTGAGCGAGGACGCAAGAAAATCAAGGCAGAGAACCCGGCTGGACCACCCGTGCTCGTCGTCCCCTACCCTATTTTGGCCTCAGGAGATATTGGAAAAGAGGGAAAAACCTACAG GTGTAAAGTTTGCCCCTTGACCTTCTTCACCAAGTCGGAGATGCAGATTCACTCCAAGTCTCACACTGAGGCCAAACCTCACAAGTGCCCGCACTGCTCCAAGTCGTTTGCCAATGCTTCATACCTAGCACAGCACCTGCGCATCCACCTGGGCGTGAAGCCCTATCACTGCTCGTACTGTGAGAAGTCTTTCCGCCAACTCTCTCATCTCCAGCAGCACACCAG GATTCACACTGGGGACCGGCCCTACAAGTGCCCGCAGCCGGGCTGTGAAAAGGCATTCACACAACTCTCCAACTTGCAG TCTCACCAGCGGCAGCACAACAAAGACAAACCGTACAAGTGTCCAAACTGTTACCGGGCGTACACAGACTCTGCCTCCCTCCAGATCCACCTCTCAGCTCATGCAGTGAAACACGCCAAGGCCTACTGCTGCAGTATGTGCGGGAGAGCGTACACATCC GAGACCTATCTGATGAAGCATATGTCCAAGCACACAGTGGTCGAGCACCTGGTAAACCACCATTCTCCTCAGAGGACCGAGTCTCCCGGCATTCCAGTCCGAATTTCCCTTATATAA
- the ZNF362 gene encoding zinc finger protein 362 isoform X3, translated as MAEPRFNNPYFWPPPPAMPSQLDNLVLINKIKEQLMAEKIRPPHLPPTSVPSQQPLLIPPSPAETSQSVMSLQKLQQVPGLHPQAVPQPDVALHARPATSSVTGITSAPTLDSIKTIQGHSLLGPTKPERGRKKIKAENPAGPPVLVVPYPILASGDIGKEGKTYRCKVCPLTFFTKSEMQIHSKSHTEAKPHKCPHCSKSFANASYLAQHLRIHLGVKPYHCSYCEKSFRQLSHLQQHTRIHTGDRPYKCPQPGCEKAFTQLSNLQSHQRQHNKDKPYKCPNCYRAYTDSASLQIHLSAHAVKHAKAYCCSMCGRAYTSETYLMKHMSKHTVVEHLVNHHSPQRTESPGIPVRISLI; from the exons ATGGCCGAGCCGCGCTTTAACAATCCCTATTTTTGGCCTCCACCTCCAGCGATGCCCAGCCAG TTGGATAATCTGGTGTTAATCAATAAAATCAAGGAACAGCTGATGGCAGAAAAGATTCGACCTCCTCATTTGCCTCCCACCTCCGTCCCGTCGCAGCAGCCCCTGCTAATCCCCCCATCACCTGCTGAAACCAGCCAGTCCGTCATGTCCCTGCAAAAGCTTCAGCAAGTCCCAGGACTGCACCCGCAAGCTGTACCCCAACCAGATGTGGCGCTACATGCACGGCCTGCTACCAGCTCAGTCACAG GAATCACTAGTGCACCGACGCTGGATTCCATCAAGACCATCCAAGGCCACAGCTTGCTGGGACCGACCAAACCTGAGCGAGGACGCAAGAAAATCAAGGCAGAGAACCCGGCTGGACCACCCGTGCTCGTCGTCCCCTACCCTATTTTGGCCTCAGGAGATATTGGAAAAGAGGGAAAAACCTACAG GTGTAAAGTTTGCCCCTTGACCTTCTTCACCAAGTCGGAGATGCAGATTCACTCCAAGTCTCACACTGAGGCCAAACCTCACAAGTGCCCGCACTGCTCCAAGTCGTTTGCCAATGCTTCATACCTAGCACAGCACCTGCGCATCCACCTGGGCGTGAAGCCCTATCACTGCTCGTACTGTGAGAAGTCTTTCCGCCAACTCTCTCATCTCCAGCAGCACACCAG GATTCACACTGGGGACCGGCCCTACAAGTGCCCGCAGCCGGGCTGTGAAAAGGCATTCACACAACTCTCCAACTTGCAG TCTCACCAGCGGCAGCACAACAAAGACAAACCGTACAAGTGTCCAAACTGTTACCGGGCGTACACAGACTCTGCCTCCCTCCAGATCCACCTCTCAGCTCATGCAGTGAAACACGCCAAGGCCTACTGCTGCAGTATGTGCGGGAGAGCGTACACATCC GAGACCTATCTGATGAAGCATATGTCCAAGCACACAGTGGTCGAGCACCTGGTAAACCACCATTCTCCTCAGAGGACCGAGTCTCCCGGCATTCCAGTCCGAATTTCCCTTATATAA